The following proteins are co-located in the Penaeus monodon isolate SGIC_2016 chromosome 35, NSTDA_Pmon_1, whole genome shotgun sequence genome:
- the LOC119595266 gene encoding uncharacterized protein LOC119595266 — translation MRKCLEEIPIGFLTRLYGSEKIPSGAKVHWYRFSRTNAIVPRGEVWYCTRKSGVTEKCLRAVQYVYEGSETGEMCARSERGLQSRGRITPRFGFESFWFAMVMDWMTDAIRQESLWPMMPVDDIVSCSERRQQSNRDYSEEVKQKVQARCKSRPLTKRREAELETTEPKMLRFSSGVTRTDEISNACIRETAKVGRLGGKVREARLEWFGRFLRSDVHFLGRRMLRMELPGKRKRGRTKGRLMDVG, via the exons ATGAGGAAATGTCTGGAAGAAATTCCAATAGGATTCTTAACAAGACTTTATGGAAGCGAAAAGATTCCCAGTGGAGCAAAAGTGCACTGGTACCGATTTTCAAGAACAAATGCGAT agtgCCAAGAGGAGAGGTATGGTATTGCACGAGGAAGTCTGGAGTGACAGAGAAGTGCCTGAGAGCAGTGCAATATGTGTATGAGGGAAGTGAGACTGGTGAGATGTGCGCTAGGAGTGAAAGAGGACTTCAAAGTAGAGGTAGGATTACACCACGGTTCGGCTTTGAGTCCTTCTGGTTTGCAATGGTGATGGACTGGATGACGGATGCGATTAGGCAGGAGTCACTTTGGCCGATGATGCCCGTGGATGATATAGTCAGCTGCAGCGAGAGGAGACAGCAG AGTAATAGGGATTACAGCGAAGAGGTGAAGCAGAAGGTGCAGGCGCGGTGCAAAAGT AGACCATTGACGAAAAGACGGGAAGCAGAGCTAGAGACTACTGAGCCTAAGATGCTGAGATTTTCATCGGGAGTGACGAGGACTGATGAGATTAGTAACGCCTGCATAAGAGAGACAGCTAAAGTTGGACGCCTTGGAGGAAAAGTAAGAGAGGCAAGACTTGAGTGGTTTGGCCGTTTTCTGCGCAGTGACGTGCACTTCCTCGGTAGAAGAATGCTGAGGATGGAGTTACCAGGcaagagaaaacgaggaagaacaAAAGGAAGGCTCATGGATGTAGGTTGA